Sequence from the Christiangramia fulva genome:
ATGTTTCGAAATATTTAGAAGTTTTGTCCACTAAAGGAAAGTTTTACATTGGAAGGGAAGAGTCATTGGAATTTGCCAGACACAATGTTTTTTTAAGGAGGATTTGCAAGGGTTCTAAATTGAAAACTATCCTATCGTAGTTGAATGTGTACCGCGATTTTGTTGCTGAATTCAAATACCCCGAAAGAGACAGGTAAAATTTCGTTCCATCAGAATTAATCTGACTGGTTTCTCAGTTTACTTTTTTACCTTTATTCGATAATATTGAATTTCTTCAAATTCACCTGCTTTCGAAAAAACAACTTTTTACCTGGAAAATATCAATGGAAAACTCAGTACTAACGAGAATTTTTACATTTCTACTACTATGCTCTTCCTTTTTTATGAAGGCGCAGACTTCTGTAGAAAATAAGCTCCCATTTCAGGACACGTCCCTGAGCACCGAAGAAAGAATAAAAGATTTAATCAATCGATTGACCCTGGAAGAGAAGGCCGGACAAATGTCTAATAACAGTCCTGCAATAGAACGCCTGGGAATCCCAGAATATAATTGGTGGAATGAAGCGCTCCATGGCCTTGGCCGTTCAGCAGTAGCCACGGTTTTCCCACAAGCCATCGGAATGGGAGCTACTTTTGATCCCGAACTCATTAAAAAAGTTGCTACAACAATTTCAGATGAGGCCAGAGCCAATTATAATGAAGCCGTAAAAAAAGGCTATCGCAAACAATACAGCGGACTTACTTTCTGGACACCGAATATCAACATCTTTCGTGACCCCAGGTGGGGCCGCGGACAGGAAACTTATGGCGAAGATCCGTTTTTAACTTCTCAAATGGGAGTGGCTTTTGTCAAAGGCCTGCAGGGGGATGACCCAAATTACCTGAAAACCGCGGCAGCAGCCAAACACTACGCCGTCCATAGCGGCCCAGAAAAGCTAAGACATGAATTCAATGCCGAAGCATCTCAAAAAGATCTATGGGAAACTTACCTGCCCGCCTTTCACGCACTGGTAGATGCCGATGTAGAAACCATCATGTGCGCTTACAACAGTACCAATGGTGAACCTTGTTGCGCCAACAAATATCTTATTCAGGATGTATTAAGAGATCAATGGAATTTTAAGGGTCACATCGTAAGCGATTGTGGTGCACTTGCCGATCTTTACAACGGTCATCATGTAGTGGAATCTCCTGCCGAAGCCGCTGCTCTTGCTGTTAAAACAGGGGTAAACCTAAACTGCGGAAACACTTATTCATATTTACCGGAAGCTGTAAAAAAAGGGCTCGTTTCGGAGGAAGAAATTGATAAGCGACTTGCGACCCTTCTGGAAACGAGGTTTAAACTGGGTTTATTTGATCCGGAAGACGCTACTCCTTATGCTGATCTTTCCGCTAAAGATATCAACACCAAAGAAAATCGCGAACTGGCGAAAAAAACCGCGATAGAATCAGTTGTAATGCTTAAGAACGATGGAGTGCTTCCCTTAAAAAATGATCTTTCAAAGTATTTTATCACCGGTCCCAATGCTACAAGTTTAGAGGTACTCCTGGGTAATTATCACGGTATAAATTCAAACCTGGTGACCGTTTTAGAAGGAATTGCCGGCGCAATTAGTCCCGAAAGTCAACTGCAATACCGTCAGGGAACCCTTTTAGCTACTCCTAATAAAAATCCTGAAGACTGGGCTTCGCCAAATGCCGGTAACAGCGATGCCACTATTGCTGTTTTGGGAATCTCCGGAATCCTGGAAGGAGAAGAAGGTGAATCTATTGCCTCCGAGACCTTTGGAGACAGGCTGGATTACAATATTCCTCAAAACCAGATAGAATACCTGCGAAAACTTCGTAAAGCCGCTAAAGACAAACCCGTTATTGTTGTGATCACCGGCGGAAGTCCTATGAACCTGCAAGAAGTTCATGAGCTTGCCGATGCTGTGCTTATGGTATGGTATCCGGGCGAAGAAGGAGGTAATGCAGTAGCTGATATAATTTTCGGAAAGGTCTCCCCTTCCGGACGACTGCCCATCACTTTTCCCAAATCACTCGAAGATTTGCCTCCATACCAGGACTACAGCATGAATGGCAGAACTTATAAATATATGAAAGCTGAACCTATGTATGACTTTGGCTATGGCCTAAGCTATTCCAGCTTTGAATATGCTCCAATTAGTCTTTCTAAAATCAGCGTCAAAAAAGGAAATTCTCTCATTGCAAGCACTTCAGTGAAAAATACAGGAAAAATGCCTGCCCAGGAAGTTGTTCAGTTATATGTTGCCGATGAACAAACCTCGGTAGAAGCTCCAAGGTATCAACTTTTTGGGATAAAAAGAATTCAACTGGAACCGGGAGAATCAAAACAAGTGAGCTTTGAAATTACTCCTGAAATGATGCAATTGGTCACCAATGAAGGAAAAAAGATCATCGAAAAAGGAAAATTCAAGATTTATATTGGAGGTTCAACACCAAACCAGAGAAACATGGAGCTGGGAATGCCCAAAGTAAAAGAAGCTGAATTTCAGGTGAGATAATTCTTTAAAATATCGAGCAGAAGCTTTTAAATTTTTATGTTCCCATCGAAGTTTTGGTCTGAAAAGAAACAAGCTGCTCTTATCGGTTTCAAAATTCAAAAGTAAAACCCTGTTGGGTTAACCTTTTATAAACATCATCATCAAAGCTGTAAAGTTTTGCCGCGCGATGGGAGACATCTTTTTGTTTTTCTTTTTGATCTACCAGAAGTTTCATTTTCAGAAATTTTCTTCTGAAATTGGGTTTATCCATTTGAACCCCCAGTATCTCTTCATAAAGCTGCATGAGTTGCAGAAGTGTGAATTTTGAAGGAAGTAAATTGAAACCGATAGGTTCTTTACGGACCCTGCTTTGAAGCTGCTCCAGGGCATAATTCAAAATCTTATTATGATCATAAATGAGCCCCGGCACCTCTTTTATTTTACACCATCTTGCTTCTGAAGCCGTAAAACCTGCCTTAATGCGATTGCCCTCTTTCTTGACCAGGGCATAATATCCAATGGTGATCACTCTTCCAGCAGGAAATCGATCGGGATCACCAAAAGCCTTCAGTTGCTCCAGGTAAACATTTTTTACCCCGGTAAGATCGTTAAGAAGTCGGTAAGCCGCCTCATCTATACTTTCATCCCGCCTGATCCAGCCCCCGGGCAAACCCCATTCACCTTCGCGTATCCCCCTGCCGTGCCTAACCAACAACACTTCAAGACTCCCTTCTTCAAATCCAAAAATTACACAATCAATGGTTATGGAATCCATAACTGAGCCTTCTAATGCCTCATCGGTTTCTCCACTAATGAAAGTCTTTTTTATGGTCATAGCTTTTGTTGTTAATTGGAAACCAGTCCTTTTAATAAAGTTCGTTTTAGATAATTTCTGGTATTAGATTGCTAAAGTAAAAATTAATATCTAAACTTGTAGTCATATGAACTATAAGATAATTGGAAACAACTAAATCTTATATGCAATCAAAAATTTGACAACCAGAAAACCCTAATCATATGTACTTTTTAGGAATAGATCTCGGTAGTTCCTCCATAAAACTTTCTGTGCTTGATGCAGAAAAAGGAAAGGAAATCTGCGTAGTTTCCCTGCCGGAATCTGAAATGGAGATAGTGGCGCCACAATTTGGCTGGGCAGAGCAAGACCCAAATTTGTGGTGGAAATATGTAAAACAAGGCATCCAAAAACTGGCTAAAAAACATCAGATCAATCTAAAAAAAATAAGTGCAATAGGAATTGCCTACCAGATGCACGGCCTTGTTCTCACAGATGAGAATCTGCACCCTCTGCGACCTTCCATTATTTGGTGTGACAGCAGAGCGGTAAGCATAGGAGAAGAAGCTTTTAACAATATAGGTCAGAATGAATGCCGCCAGGAGATCCTGGGAAGCCCCGGTAATTTTACAGCCTCTAAACTGAAATGGGTAAAAACGCATGAAGCCGAAAATTATGCGAAAGCCAAATACATGATGCTTCCCGGCGATTTTATTGCGGCAAAATTTTCCGGGCAGGCACAAACCACCGCTACCGGCCTTTCTGAAGCAGCGCTCTGGAACTTTTCTGCCGGTAAAATTGCAGATGGAGTTCTAAACAAGATGGGCTTGTCTGAAGAATTGATCCCAGAGATTGTTCCCTGTTTTGGAAAGCAGGCCAAAATACATCCAAAAATTGCGGAAGAGCTGGGACTTAGCCCTGAAACGGTAATCAGCTATCGTGCCGGAGATCAGCCTAACAACGCCCTTTCCCTCAATGTTCTGCATCCGGGAGAGATCGCCACCACAGCTGGCACCTCGGCCGTAGTCTATGCCGTGACAGATAAAGATATTTCAGATGAACAAGGTCGTATCAATACCTTTCTGCATGTAAATAACCAGGCCGATCAAAAACGCAATGGTATCCTTGGTATCATAAACGGATCGGGTATTCTTTACCAATGGCTTAGAAAAACAATCTCCCTGGGTTGTAAGGAACTGTTATCCTACGACCTGTTGAACGAAGAAGCTGCAAAAGTTGGCCCGGGCAGTGACGGCTTAAGATTTTATCCCTTCGGAAATGGTGCTGAGAGGATCTTCAATAACCGTCCCGTAAATTCAGGCATTGAAAACCTTAATTTCAACATTCACAAACCAGCCCACCTCATAAGGTCGGCATGCGAAGGAATCGTTTTTGCCATGAATTATGGATTTGATGTTATGAAATCCCTGGGAATCAATGGAGATGTGGTACGCGCCGGAAAAGGCAATCTTTTTCTGAGTCCCATTTTTAGGGAAATTTTTTGCAATACCACTCAGGCTAATCTTCAGCTATACAAAACTTCGGGAGCCGAAGGAGCAGCGCGTGGAGCCGCATTCGGTTTCGGTTATTACAATGACCTGAATGAAGCCTTTGCAAATCTGCAAATTCTGGAGAGTCTTGAACCTAAAAAGGAACTAAAGGATCAGTTTGAAGATATTTACGAAAACTGGAAACAACATATAAAAATAGAATCTTAAAGAATATGGAAAACAAATTTTTTAAAGGAATCGACAAAGTCAAATTTGAAGGCAGGGATAGTGACAATCCGCTGGCTTTTAAATGGTATGACGAAAACAGAAAAGTAGCCGGCAAAACCCTTAAGGAACATCTGCGTTTTGCTACTGCTTATTGGCACACCTTCAATAACACAGGAGCAGATCCATTTGGTCCGGGCACAGAAACTTTTGCATGGGATAAAAGTGAAGATCCAATTACCCGGGCTAAAGATAAAATGGATGCCGCTTTCGAATTCATGGCTAAGCTTGGAACACCCTATTACTGTTTCCATGATGTGGATGTAGTGGATGAAGCCCCCAGCCTATCAGAGTATGAAAAACGTGTTCAAACAATGGTGGAATACGCCAAGCAGAAGCAAAAAGATACGGGTATAAAACTGCTTTGGGGTACCTCTAATCTTTTCAGCAACCCGCGTTACATGAATGGTGCGGCTACCAATCCCAATTTTGACGTGCTGGCCTATGCCGGCGGTCAGGCTAAAATTGCCCTGGATGCTACTATCGCTCTGAGCGGAGAAAACTATGTATTCTGGGGAGGACGCGAAGGCTATATGAGCTTGCTCAATACCAATATGAAAAGGGAGCTGAATCACCTGGGACAATTCCTTCATACCTGTAAGGATTATGCCAGGAAACAAGGTTTTAAAGGCACCTTCTTCATTGAACCAAAACCGATGGAACCCACCAAGCATCAATATGATTTTGATGCCGCTACTTCTTTATCCTTCATAAACAAGTACGGACTTCAAGATGATTTCAAGCTCAATATTGAGGTAAATCATGCCACTCTTGCGGGCCACACTTTTCAGCATGAGTTGCAGGTCGCGATAGATGCAGGAATGCTGGGAAGTATCGACGCGAATAGAGGAGATTATCAAAATGGTTGGGATACCGATCAATTCCCTATCAATCTCTATGAAATTACCCAGGCAATGCTGGTAATTCTTGAAGGCGGTGGCATAAAAGATGGCGGAATTAATTTTGACGCTAAAGTACGAAGGAATTCTACCGATCTTAAAGATAAGTTCATTGCCCATGTCGCCGGTATGGATGTTTTTGCCAGAGGATTAATCTGTGCAAATGAGATCCTTGAAAAAACAAATTACAAGAAGTTGAGAAAAGAAAGATATTCATCTTTCGATAAAGGAAACGGTGCTAAATACGAAAATGGCGAATTATCTTTAGAAGATTTGAGCCGTATCGCCCGCGAAAATGGCGAACCTGAACAAATCAGCGGTCAACAGGAACTTTATGAGCAGATCATCGCGAATTCTTACTAATCGCAGATCTTAAATCTTAATTTATTTTTTCTTAAAACCGCCTCATCAGCCCATAGTGAGGCGGTTAATTTTATTTCTTTTAAACTTATTCCCATGAAAAAAAATTTAATAATCCGATTTTCTCTTCTTTCCCTGGCAGGTCTATTGGTAATATCCTGCGGGCAAAATCAGAAACAACAAAGTAGCCCGGAAGAAAAACAGGACAGTCTTGAGGAGCAACAACCTCTTAAAATAGATTCCGAACCACTTGTTACTGACAATTATACTGCCGATCCCTCTGCTCATGTTTTCAATGGAAAAATATACATTTATCCTTCTCACGATTACGATTCAGGAATCCCGGAAGATGATGAGGGCAGTCATTTTGATATGAAAGATTACCATGTTTATTCCATGGACAGCATAGGGGCTAAAGTTGTTGATCATGGGGTAGCCCTTGACATCAAGGATGTGCCCTGGGCGAAAAGACAAATGTGGGCACCAGATGCAGCCGAGAAAGACGGCACTTATTATCTCTATTTTCCGGCAAAAAATAAAGATAATATATTTAAGATTGGAGTAGCTACTTCAAAGAATCCGGCGGGTCCTTTTACAGCACTACCAAAACCCATTGAGAACAGCTTTAGTATAGACCCTGCTGTTTTTCAGGATTCTGATGGACAATATTATATGTATTTCGGTGGGATTTGGGGAGGCCAACTTCAGAGATGGTCTTCCGGGAAATATGTCAATGAAGATAAATACCCTGCTGATACTGCAGCCGCTCTTCAGCCTAAAATAGCACGGCTTAGCGAAGATATGACCAGCTTTGCCGAAGCTCCGCGAAGCGTAAGGATCCTGGATAAAGAAGGTAACGATCTCAAAGTTGGAGATAATGAACGAAGATTTTTTGAAGCGGCCTGGGTTCATAAGATGAACGACAAATATTACCTTTCTTATTCAACAGGGGACACCCACAAAATTGTCTATGCCACATCAGATAATCCCTATGGGCCGTTCACTTTCCAGGGCGTTCTTCTAAACCCGGTTCTTGGTTGGACCAATCATCATTCTATTGTAAAATACAATGGAAAATGGTATCTGTTCTATCACGACAGTTCTCTCTCTGGCGGAAAAACATACCTGAGAAGCATCAAAATGACAGAACTTAGATTTAATGAAGACGGAAGCATACGAACTCTCGATGCCATGACTGAACCAACTACTGATGAACAACAAGACCAATAGAATGAAAAATTTACTGCTTCTTTTTATTTCAATATGCTTTTTTCAGATTAGCCAGGCTCAAGTTCGTCTTCCGCGACTGGTGAGCGACGGAATGGTTCTGCAAAGAAATTCAAATGTAAATGTATGGGGCTGGGCTTCAAAGGGAGAGCCTGTAAGCATTCACTTCTTACAAAAGACCTATACCACAACGGCCGATCAAAATGGCGATTGGTCAATGACGATTTCAGGATTAAAAGCGGGTGGCCCTTTTGAGATGAATATTAAAGGTAAAAATGAGATAGTATTAAAAGATATTTATGTTGGGGATGTGTGGTTAGCCTCGGGCCAATCAAACATGGAATTACCCATGTCAAGAGTAGAGCCCCGCTATGAAGATGAGATAGCAACGGCCTCCAATAACGAACTACGGTTCTTTGAAGTGCCCAAAACCTATGATTTCAATGAAGTACACCAGGACCTGGAAAGCGGACATTGGGCACCAGTGAGCCAGGAGAATATCCGCGAATTATCGGCTGTAGCCTATTTCTTTGCGAAAAATCTTTATCCGCGATATCAAATTCCCATCGGGATCATCAATTCCAGTCTCGGTGGTTCACCTGTTGAGTCCTGGATAAGTGAGGAAGCCCTGAAAAAGTTTCCGGCTCCTTATGAAGAATTTCAACGTTTTCAGAATAAATCCTACAGAGATAGCATTGCTGAATCTGATGCAAGAAGGATGCATCAATGGTATGAACAGCTACAGGAAAAAGATAAAGGAGTCCGCGAAGGATGGTCTAATGGAACAACTAAGACCAATAACTGGGACACCATGAAAATTCCGGGCTACTGGGCATCAGGTCTGGGAAACAAGAATGGCTCGGTTTGGTTTCAACGCCAGGTTGAAATTCCAAAGGACTTAGAAGGAGAGCCTGTTAAACTTTTATTAGGGCGAATTGTAGATGCCGATTCGGTATTTGTTAATGGGACCTATGTAGGAAATACAACTTATCAATATCCGCCCCGACGTTACCAGATTCCCTCCGGTGTTTTAAACGCCGGTGAAAATACTTTTACTATTAGAGTAATTAACGAGAGCGGGCAAGGCGGTTTTGTACCAGATAAACCCTATAAACTTGTTTTTCCTAATCGCGAAATAGACCTGAAAGGTCCATGGAAATACCAGCTGGGAGGCGCGATGCCGGCACTTCAAAGTCCAACTTTTATCCGCTGGAAGCCGGTAGGGCTTTACAATGCGATGATCAATCCAATTACACCCTATACAATGAAAGGGGTGATTTGGTACCAGGGAGAATCAAACACGGGAAACCCAGGCCAGTACAAGGAGCTCTTTACCACCATGATAAAAGATTGGAGACAAAAATTTAGGCAGGAGGATCTTCCGTTCCTCTTTGTGCAGTTAGCCAATTTTATGGAATCTAAAGACACACCACAAGACAGTAATTGGGCCCGTTTAAGAGAAGCCCAGGCACAGACTCTTTCGGTTCCAAATACCGGAATGGCCGTCACTATTGACGTTGGTGAGTGGAATGATATTCACCCGCTCAACAAAAAAGCTGTGGGTGATCGTTTAGCCCAGGCAGCAAGAAAAGTAGCCTATAACGAAGATGTGGTACCCGGAGGACCCCTGTACAAATCCTCAAGGGTGAGCGGCGACTCCATAGTGATCTCCTTCAACAACACCGCGG
This genomic interval carries:
- a CDS encoding glycoside hydrolase family 3 N-terminal domain-containing protein; the encoded protein is MENSVLTRIFTFLLLCSSFFMKAQTSVENKLPFQDTSLSTEERIKDLINRLTLEEKAGQMSNNSPAIERLGIPEYNWWNEALHGLGRSAVATVFPQAIGMGATFDPELIKKVATTISDEARANYNEAVKKGYRKQYSGLTFWTPNINIFRDPRWGRGQETYGEDPFLTSQMGVAFVKGLQGDDPNYLKTAAAAKHYAVHSGPEKLRHEFNAEASQKDLWETYLPAFHALVDADVETIMCAYNSTNGEPCCANKYLIQDVLRDQWNFKGHIVSDCGALADLYNGHHVVESPAEAAALAVKTGVNLNCGNTYSYLPEAVKKGLVSEEEIDKRLATLLETRFKLGLFDPEDATPYADLSAKDINTKENRELAKKTAIESVVMLKNDGVLPLKNDLSKYFITGPNATSLEVLLGNYHGINSNLVTVLEGIAGAISPESQLQYRQGTLLATPNKNPEDWASPNAGNSDATIAVLGISGILEGEEGESIASETFGDRLDYNIPQNQIEYLRKLRKAAKDKPVIVVITGGSPMNLQEVHELADAVLMVWYPGEEGGNAVADIIFGKVSPSGRLPITFPKSLEDLPPYQDYSMNGRTYKYMKAEPMYDFGYGLSYSSFEYAPISLSKISVKKGNSLIASTSVKNTGKMPAQEVVQLYVADEQTSVEAPRYQLFGIKRIQLEPGESKQVSFEITPEMMQLVTNEGKKIIEKGKFKIYIGGSTPNQRNMELGMPKVKEAEFQVR
- a CDS encoding xylulokinase; this translates as MYFLGIDLGSSSIKLSVLDAEKGKEICVVSLPESEMEIVAPQFGWAEQDPNLWWKYVKQGIQKLAKKHQINLKKISAIGIAYQMHGLVLTDENLHPLRPSIIWCDSRAVSIGEEAFNNIGQNECRQEILGSPGNFTASKLKWVKTHEAENYAKAKYMMLPGDFIAAKFSGQAQTTATGLSEAALWNFSAGKIADGVLNKMGLSEELIPEIVPCFGKQAKIHPKIAEELGLSPETVISYRAGDQPNNALSLNVLHPGEIATTAGTSAVVYAVTDKDISDEQGRINTFLHVNNQADQKRNGILGIINGSGILYQWLRKTISLGCKELLSYDLLNEEAAKVGPGSDGLRFYPFGNGAERIFNNRPVNSGIENLNFNIHKPAHLIRSACEGIVFAMNYGFDVMKSLGINGDVVRAGKGNLFLSPIFREIFCNTTQANLQLYKTSGAEGAARGAAFGFGYYNDLNEAFANLQILESLEPKKELKDQFEDIYENWKQHIKIES
- a CDS encoding sialate O-acetylesterase; amino-acid sequence: MKNLLLLFISICFFQISQAQVRLPRLVSDGMVLQRNSNVNVWGWASKGEPVSIHFLQKTYTTTADQNGDWSMTISGLKAGGPFEMNIKGKNEIVLKDIYVGDVWLASGQSNMELPMSRVEPRYEDEIATASNNELRFFEVPKTYDFNEVHQDLESGHWAPVSQENIRELSAVAYFFAKNLYPRYQIPIGIINSSLGGSPVESWISEEALKKFPAPYEEFQRFQNKSYRDSIAESDARRMHQWYEQLQEKDKGVREGWSNGTTKTNNWDTMKIPGYWASGLGNKNGSVWFQRQVEIPKDLEGEPVKLLLGRIVDADSVFVNGTYVGNTTYQYPPRRYQIPSGVLNAGENTFTIRVINESGQGGFVPDKPYKLVFPNREIDLKGPWKYQLGGAMPALQSPTFIRWKPVGLYNAMINPITPYTMKGVIWYQGESNTGNPGQYKELFTTMIKDWRQKFRQEDLPFLFVQLANFMESKDTPQDSNWARLREAQAQTLSVPNTGMAVTIDVGEWNDIHPLNKKAVGDRLAQAARKVAYNEDVVPGGPLYKSSRVSGDSIVISFNNTAEGLKTKGKTLQGFAIAGKDHEFVWATAEIQGDQVVVYSPEVKDPVAVRYGWDDNPDTANLYNSEGLPASPFRTDNW
- a CDS encoding NUDIX hydrolase translates to MTIKKTFISGETDEALEGSVMDSITIDCVIFGFEEGSLEVLLVRHGRGIREGEWGLPGGWIRRDESIDEAAYRLLNDLTGVKNVYLEQLKAFGDPDRFPAGRVITIGYYALVKKEGNRIKAGFTASEARWCKIKEVPGLIYDHNKILNYALEQLQSRVRKEPIGFNLLPSKFTLLQLMQLYEEILGVQMDKPNFRRKFLKMKLLVDQKEKQKDVSHRAAKLYSFDDDVYKRLTQQGFTFEF
- a CDS encoding glycoside hydrolase family 43 protein produces the protein MKKNLIIRFSLLSLAGLLVISCGQNQKQQSSPEEKQDSLEEQQPLKIDSEPLVTDNYTADPSAHVFNGKIYIYPSHDYDSGIPEDDEGSHFDMKDYHVYSMDSIGAKVVDHGVALDIKDVPWAKRQMWAPDAAEKDGTYYLYFPAKNKDNIFKIGVATSKNPAGPFTALPKPIENSFSIDPAVFQDSDGQYYMYFGGIWGGQLQRWSSGKYVNEDKYPADTAAALQPKIARLSEDMTSFAEAPRSVRILDKEGNDLKVGDNERRFFEAAWVHKMNDKYYLSYSTGDTHKIVYATSDNPYGPFTFQGVLLNPVLGWTNHHSIVKYNGKWYLFYHDSSLSGGKTYLRSIKMTELRFNEDGSIRTLDAMTEPTTDEQQDQ
- the xylA gene encoding xylose isomerase, yielding MENKFFKGIDKVKFEGRDSDNPLAFKWYDENRKVAGKTLKEHLRFATAYWHTFNNTGADPFGPGTETFAWDKSEDPITRAKDKMDAAFEFMAKLGTPYYCFHDVDVVDEAPSLSEYEKRVQTMVEYAKQKQKDTGIKLLWGTSNLFSNPRYMNGAATNPNFDVLAYAGGQAKIALDATIALSGENYVFWGGREGYMSLLNTNMKRELNHLGQFLHTCKDYARKQGFKGTFFIEPKPMEPTKHQYDFDAATSLSFINKYGLQDDFKLNIEVNHATLAGHTFQHELQVAIDAGMLGSIDANRGDYQNGWDTDQFPINLYEITQAMLVILEGGGIKDGGINFDAKVRRNSTDLKDKFIAHVAGMDVFARGLICANEILEKTNYKKLRKERYSSFDKGNGAKYENGELSLEDLSRIARENGEPEQISGQQELYEQIIANSY